The following coding sequences lie in one Arachis ipaensis cultivar K30076 chromosome B05, Araip1.1, whole genome shotgun sequence genomic window:
- the LOC107643801 gene encoding CRS2-associated factor 2, mitochondrial gives MWSHLPFSLKTCHFHLSFRRFLTRSIHENIYDPPFSPSRKPHHKVNEKNKKKKKTKNINDPDKIAAPKLPLKSELPFDFRYSYSETNSSVTPISFRESPKFSPFGPGRLDRKWTGTCAPVQEEVNRTRLEEERNRVLGEPLTEDEVAELVERYRHSDCARQINLGKGGVTHNMLDDIHNHWKKAEAVRIKCLGVPTLDMDKICFHLEDKSGGKVIYRNINILLLYRGRNYDPKNHPVIPLMLWKPYAPIYPRLVMSVIEGLTYERTKEMRKKGLDLDPLMKLTRNGVYVNVVERVREAFKTQEVVRLDCRHVGMSDCKKIGVKLRDLVPCVPILFKDEQIILWRGKTDQEPAFQDHDVVSAV, from the exons ATGTGGAGCCACCTGCCGTTCTCACTCAAAACATGTCATTTTCATCTCTCTTTCCGTCGCTTCCTCACTCGCTCTATCCACGAGAACATTTATGACCCGCCATTTTCACCCTCCAGGAAGCCACATCATAAAGTAAAtgagaaaaacaagaagaaaaagaaaacaaagaacatcAATGATCCTGATAAAATCGCAGCCCCGAAACTTCCCCTAAAATCAGAGCTTCCATTTGATTTCAGATACTCTTACTCAGAAACCAACTCTTCCGTGACACCCATCAGCTTCCGCGAATCACCGAAGTTCTCTCCGTTTGGACCTGGCCGGCTTGACCGGAAATGGACTGGGACGTGCGCACCAGTTCAGGAGGAAGTGAACCGGACGAGGCTAGAAGAGGAGCGGAATCGGGTCCTTGGAGAACCGCTCACGGAGGATGAGGTGGCGGAGCTCGTGGAACGATACCGTCACAGTGACTGTGCAAGGCAAATCAATTTGG GGAAGGGAGGAGTCACACACAACATGCTGGATGACATCCATAATCACTGGAAGAAAGCTGAAGCTGTCAGAATCAAGTGCTTGGGTGTGCCAACTCTTGACATGGATAAAATTTGTTTCCACCTCGAG GACAAGTCTGGTGGAAAAGTCATCTACCGAAACATCAATATTTTGTTGTTGTATAGAGGTCGAAATTATGATCCCAAGAACCACCCTGTTATTCCTCTCATGCTGTGGAAGCCCTATGCACCAATATATCCAAGGCTTGTGATGAGTGTCATTGAGGGTTTGACGTATGAAAGAACGAAGGAAATGAGAAAGAAGGGGTTGGACTTAGACCCCCTGATGAAACTCA CTAGAAATGGTGTATATGTGAATGTAGTGGAGAGAGTGAGAGAAGCTTTCAAGACTCAGGAGGTTGTGAGACTGGACTGCAGACATGTTGGAATGAGTGACTGCAAAAAGATTGGAGTTAAGCTACGG GATTTGGTGCCGTGTGTCCCAATCTTGTTCAAGGATGAACAGATAATCCTCTGGAGAGGAAAAACAGACCAAGAACCTGCTTTTCAGGACCACGATGTAGTGTCTGCAGTGTAA